In the Bacillota bacterium genome, CCGACCGGGAGTCCGCCCTGGCGGAGGGCCTCCGGCCGCGGGCGCGCTTCCTGGCGCGGGTGGCGGTGGGCGACGACCCCACCATGCAGCTGACCGGCGTCATCCCGGCCACCCGCAAGGCCCTGGAGCGGGCGGGCCTCGGGATCCGGGACCTGGACTGGATCGAGATCAACGAGGCCTTCGCCACGGTGGTGCTGGCCTGGGCGCGGGAGCTCGAGCCCGACATGAGCAGGGTGAACCCCTGGGGCGGCGCCATCGCCCACGGTCACCCGCTGGGCGCCACCGGCGCCGGCCTGATGGCCAAGATGCTGGCGGGCCTGGAGGCCACCGGCGGGCAGCTGGGCCTGCAGGTGATGTGCATCGGCCACGGCATGGCCACCGCCACCGTCGTGGAACGGATCTGAACCCGCCTGCGAGGGCGGGCGGGAAGCGGAGCGCCGAATGGGGGGCAGGGCGATGGAGCTGCAGGGTGCCACCATCCTGGTGACGGGCGGCGGGTCGGGCCTCGGCGCCGCCACGGCGGAGCTGCTGGCGGAGTCCGGGGCTACGGTGTTCCTCGCCGACGTCAACGCCGAGACGGGGGAGGCCGAGGCGAGGAAGATCGGGCCCCAGGCCCGCTTCGTCCGGACGGACGTCACCGACCCGGCGAGCGTCCAGCGGGCGGTGGAGGCGGCGGCGGAGCCCGGGGGCGGGGGCGGCTTGCGGGGCGTGGTCCACTGCGCCGGCGTCGCCATCGCCGAGAAGGTGCTCGGGCGCGAGGGACCGCATGACCTGGAGCGTTTCCGGCGGGTGGTCGAGGTCAACCTGGTGGGCACCTTCAACGTGATCCGCCTGGCGGCGGCGGTGATGGCCGGGAACGAGCCCGACGCGGAGGGGGAGCGCGGCGTCATCGTCCACACTTCCTCGGTGGCGGCCTTCGACGGGCAGATCGGCCAGTCCGCCTACGCCGCCTCCAAGGGCGGCGTCGCCGCCATGACGCTGCCCGTGGCCCGGGAGCTGGCCCGCTACGGCATCCGGGTGGTGGCCATCGCCCCGGGCGTCTTCGACACGCCGATGATGGCCGGTTTGCCGGAGGCCGCGCGCCGGTCGCTGGAGGAGCAGGTGCCCTTCCCCTCCCGCCTCGGCCGGCCGCGGGAGTACGCCCTGCTCGCCCGCCACATCCTCGAGAACCCGATGCTCAACGGCGAGGTGATCCGGCTGGACGGGGCGCTGCGCATGGGACCGCGCTGAGCGACGCCGCCGCCCGCGAGGCGGGGGAGGGGAAAGGGCAGGCACGTCCACAGGGGACGGTCGATGCGCGGCCTGTCCTCCATCGGCGAGGCGCTGCGTGCCCCGGGCAGGACGACGGGCCAGCCGTGAACGGACCGGCGAGCTGGTTCGGCGCGGGGGCCGTCCCGTGGCCGCGAGCCCGGCGCCCGGGAGAGGGGGTCGGCAGCACAGCATGATGATGCGCATCGGGCAACTGGCGGAGCGCGCCGGCATGACCGCCGACGGGCTCCGCTACTACGAGGACCTCGGGCTGATCCATCCGCGTGCGCGCACCGAGGCCGGCTACCGCCTCTACGACGAGGAAGCGCTGGACCGCCTCCGCTTCATCCGGCGCGCCCAGGAGCTCGGCCTCCGCCTGGAGGAGATCCGGGGGATCCTGGAGATCCGCGCGGGGGGTCGACCGCCCTGCCGCCACGTGCGGGAACTGCTCGCGAAGCGGCTCGCCGAGGTCGAGGCCCGCAT is a window encoding:
- a CDS encoding 3-hydroxyacyl-CoA dehydrogenase translates to MELQGATILVTGGGSGLGAATAELLAESGATVFLADVNAETGEAEARKIGPQARFVRTDVTDPASVQRAVEAAAEPGGGGGLRGVVHCAGVAIAEKVLGREGPHDLERFRRVVEVNLVGTFNVIRLAAAVMAGNEPDAEGERGVIVHTSSVAAFDGQIGQSAYAASKGGVAAMTLPVARELARYGIRVVAIAPGVFDTPMMAGLPEAARRSLEEQVPFPSRLGRPREYALLARHILENPMLNGEVIRLDGALRMGPR
- a CDS encoding heavy metal-responsive transcriptional regulator, which codes for MMMRIGQLAERAGMTADGLRYYEDLGLIHPRARTEAGYRLYDEEALDRLRFIRRAQELGLRLEEIRGILEIRAGGRPPCRHVRELLAKRLAEVEARIAELEKLRAELRSRLDWAEAHPDPRCDERDVCVYLASPPGR